The following DNA comes from Metopolophium dirhodum isolate CAU chromosome 8, ASM1992520v1, whole genome shotgun sequence.
GACTCTCTAAATGAATTAATCctggaaaaaatatacaatttattttattaattatgttcataacatttaatgtttaaaaaaaaaacaaataaaggaGTAACCACCACACTGCATATAGATACAtcggtatatatgtatatgtcttgtaaatttaatatattaatcgctaccctcagaatctaaaaaagtatAATGAGGTTGCTATGGTaacctaattatattaatcattggTTGCTAGGGGAAACCTAGGaacttaataacattaattttatctttgttATTGTTTGGTTGTCATGGCAACTGTAACATGTAATCGATCAGAAAAAtccaataatatttaagtgGGAGCCTTAACACAATGACGTCACGATAACGCTCTCCGTGTTGCATAAAATTATAGAATGACCCCCAGCCTTAAGACATACATGTCAAAATGttcgattattaaaatatatggttacacagtaagacattttttttagtattgatattgattttatatcacaacattaaatacttatatcgtaatatttaaaaaaaaatttagtttatttttttacactaatcataaaacattaaaataaataaaaaaataaaaataacatgaatgttattaaataatatttggctACTTATAAAAAGTTATAGTAGGCCATACTtgattaaatcattaaatgtatttgctttcaaagtataaataaatagaaaaaataaattctaatgtatttatacaaacattgatagcagacaatttgtttgatattgtatctaaaaatatatacatataatgaaaattaaaattaaaatatagattttttgcTTAGACAACCATTTATAAAGCTGGAAATTACACCAAATCAATAGTTTTGAAATCtttaaacataaatcataatttatctgtgttaacttttttattttatttactttatacacatgatataatttttttaattgtttgcatgtgatgaataattataaaattatgttaataatgttaatacatataatttgttaCCTTGAAAACTATCTAACAAATATGCATAACCTTTTCTTATTTCAActtgattattttgtttagattCAACTTCAGCTTTTGCTTTAGCTTCTTGTAATACCTGGAAATAATCCAAttgacaatacaaaatattacttaGATTAAAGAAACAATCAATTAACAACTATCAGTGAAGAATTAAGGTATCCCCtagaataaaaattgtactGTCGCCAATagatattgaatttgtttttataaaaaaatctaaaatatttaataataaagtgtaGTTATACATTTCATGTATGCACACATATAACCTCTCCTAGGCATTTTTATACCCCCTTCTCACCAATGAGAAAATCCTAAATCTGTTAATTGATTTATTgacaaacaattaaataataaccaataaaatataatacattaagtgATTGCTTTGtggtataataagtatacttcAGAAGATCTAGAATTGAATAAtccacttattaaaatatatttatgtataaaaatggaTCCCCCCTGTTTCCCTTGGTCATCGCATCACGCGTGAACGGTTGGGCCGATTTGactgattcttttttttttgtgttcgtaattgtcaggacaaggttcttacgaaagaaaattttaggaaaatccaccggaaaagaagaaaatttggatgtcaaaaaatacaacaatggcaccatctgtccagaaaaaaataaactaaataataaaaaatttagttgcagattaaaataataatagtgtattgtatattgcttgctattggttacgggcatgtttgttgatttgtattattattttttgtcaatatctttatatataaatgtcaaaatgaaaacctttgaggcctatgttctcggaaactactgaaccgatcgttatgattttgtttttaaattgaagagctcattgcggagaaggtttatGGCATTTGATTGATTCTCGTTAGGTTAGGTgctcgggatcagctagtatatatatatagatataaatgaaTCATTGTTTGTAGATTAAACctttgggaagaagataggctaatttaaaaaagggtaaatttggttttttttatccattggttttagtacggttaggttagattaggatttcgtaaaaacgacaaacttggtataactttgatattttagagttattaaatcatacacttatgtaTAAACgacacggggtccgcgatctaccgtaggtagattgcctacctgataatatactgctgtgaatcagaattttttttttttcgggcaacggaaaagttaagataagttttgaacaacatacactgaatattaaacaacaaattaaacaaagttatatagagttggtacatttaacaggCAACAAAGTGCAAAGGATTAGCTAgtagtattatataagtagaACATTTTACAATCTATATAATCTTCGGAATACTAttagaatactttttttcataacTAATTTTTGTCAGTTTTTGAATGGTtggtaattattaacatttattaatttataattaaaaatacatcgtaatcataagttatttatacattttgaccACATATGATATGGCCTTATGGGATACAACACATTggtgcttataaaaataatcatatcatgggccaatattatactttgttcaaaaaataaaattaatgtttatgatttataatatatcttgttacaaatttaaaactatttttttggataggaaaaaaagtatttttttaatgaataaaaaatacaaataaaagtattcaaatactttacaagactaaACTTaagaaactatatattttatataattttgttcactGAAACCTATCAGGTTTTGGActccataaatatatatttcttataataaactaatattttatgataacctatatattatataatatattttaatgaatcaacTACCTgtgacaaattaattttttcagtattttgaaaaaatagagCTCTTTTTTTTCGCAAACCAGGATCACCATCTTGTAACACTTCTAAAGTTTTCTTGCCAACTGTTTCTAATGTATCAAGACCTCCACTGATAATTTTACTGCCAGTAGTttcaacaatttttgttatctgACTTACATTGCTCAGGAAATAATTGGTGTCTAATATTGATTCTGATGGTTCTTCAGTTAAttcatctaaaataaaatacaataggtacacaacaataaaataagaaaatatataaaaaaataaaaattactaccATTGACTTTTGTTTCCTTTAAATCTTTTATTTCTTTGTCTTTATCTACTGATGCTAACTGTTCAGGTGCTGGTGCTCCAATAACATTAGTTATACCTTGAGAAACTTGGTTTGTTAATGCGCTTGCTGTTGATAAAAGTGAGTTAACACTCCAACCACTGGACCAACCACCCCATccctaaaaaaattgtttgtttatatatgttttaattttcaatttaataatagttgataagCATATTTCACTTACTTGTGTGTTAGTTTGTTTGATTTCATTTTGAACAACTTCAGAAACTTTGGGTCCAGGTTGTGTGCGATTGTCATTGTTTACAACTAATTTATCCAATTTAGACTGTGCCATTGAAACTCCGCTGGATGCATCATTTTGCCCAGATTTTTTTGTGTTCTCGTTCTCACATTTCACATTTTGTTCAGTATTCACTTCATCAGATAAATTGGAAAATGTAGACAGTGTTGGTCCAGTTGGCTTTGATTCTAAAGACACAGGTTTAACATCTGGTAGGTCAAAATCGCTTTCAATTTCCCATCCATCTCCGCCTTGACTGCCTTCATCAGCACTCTCAAACTCAACTTCGGAATCTGACATGCCCTCgctaaattatatacaaatatgcatGAACAAAACACCTTAAATATTTACCACGATTCCAAAACTATTAGTTTTTTGTGCTTGATTTTGTTTGATAAGCGCATTTACTTAAACATAATGACGAGGttgatatttgtataaaaaaaattaacgttgaTAGTTCATGTATAATCGAGCATAGACTTGTAAATagttgtaatgtataatataataatatatttatgatacacACACGtaataaacagtaataataaattagtatctataaattataatacaatcaatagattttattatcattatcatggctaaatatatttagCCAATGGCGCTCTtatcatggctaaatatatttagCTATGGCTCTTATGAGCCATTCGTCTTAATCTGACCGACCGGCCCGCCTCCAAGATTTTGTAAACAAaatgttatcaccttttagagTGTCgctaaataaatatgaatctaTTGTTctgtgattataatatcattccaccttattcataaattattgtttaaatatgatAGTTAAATGTGATAAAACTGATATTTCGTTGTGTACTTGCGAGTTGCGAGTTGTGGTTCGATGAAAACAAATTCgtgttgtttttagtttttgttaattactataatcattattcattagtcattactcattaaggCACTATTGTTCGTTATTCTCAATTCTGTTGCCCATTCAAGTATCAAGTCCACCAcaacgtacatattattttgtaatataattctcGAATTTAACCGATTTCACATTTatcttttaattattcatacagGACCACTGGTCAAccgaaaaaatgtaaaatcgtgTTTTATTTAGACAGAGTGCTTTCATATCGTTAATATGTGGGTGAATCCCAAGGAAGTGTTAATCCCCAACACTTTttggtaaattaatattgttttatgttgtgtctgtaaattgtaatacctaATGCTTtcatgaattatgattattttgttgtttttaggCAAAACGAAAAATTAAGTGTATACTTTCTATTACAACACCGCGTCGGTCATGGACAGGGGAATAAATTATCTTCGTTATTAGTTGGGACGTTTGATAGTTTTTTCGAAACCAAACCAAGTCCTTACAGGATCTTACATCAAACACCAAGATCAGAAGTGTATTATGGTATTCTTGTTGTTTAACAGCTATTTAATTAGTGATTAGTAACTAGTGATTATAACACTGTGAATTACAATACGCTTGTAATAAAACCGCTAGTGCGTTACATCTATCAAAATTAGCCTTTATCAGAGTATTATCCTAAGCTTATAGGcgcaattattcaaaattcaatcaATTGGGTTGAAAAAACACGTTTGAGCCTTATAGTTTTTAGTGGAAAACTAATGGGATATACCCCACACTGCCCCTAGGCTAAAATCAATTCAGaacattaacataattttagaacaacttttctaaaatatgagtacatattttgttattgaataataataataataatatcaaattgatTCTCCTTCTTGAATTtacaaaaatcatttaagtttattaacactttaacaattataatttttgcaattttaaataactctAATCTTGCTCTAAATTGCACTTACAATATTAACCTAACctgaatatgtttttaaaaaaaagatgtgTTTAATGATGCTTGTGTAGCTGCAAGGATGTCAAAATaaagtgttttatattatattctaaattatgAGGGGGGGCTTGATTTCCAGTAGGCACAGGAGCCTAAGCCCTCTCAAACATCTTTTTGCTTAtgctttttagattctgagtgaagcgatgaatgtattatattgcCTATATGCTATCGGGATAACTTCAATTAAGTGTTATTTCTTAGGTCTTGGCATTGTAATTGGTTATGACTAGGGTATAGATTTTTAGGTTCAAAGAAAGTTGAAATATCCtaatattttctcaaaaataaatacaattaggtattctcttaccatttttgttttaaaaatgcaaaaataaacaaatatatgttttaataaacaattttttttttaacaagtgtATTCAAGAAAAAGTTAGAAACCATTATAGGTAAGAGAAAAAACTTCTAATAAAACttgataatgaaaatattattccctAACCCATGAAAGAATTGTCTACAttatttactcaatttaaaattgCTAAGCTCAGTAATGATATTTCTTCCCATCTGTTTCTGTACTCTTCACTCCAATTATATGGAATTGGTTACCTTTGTCCTACACCTTCATAGGTTTTTGTCTCCCTCCTCTCGTTAACTCACACTCAGCAATGATGTATTTAAACCTAAAAATTGGGACCCTTGTTATGACCACAgtctaaattgttatttttaaagatacattttaattttattcacttGTAGGtataacaatgttttttattattatatatctctaGAAATAGCTTGTGCATTGACTgaatcagatattttaaaagattGGGAGTGGTTGGAAAATAACCTGGATCTCAAAATATTTGAGAATGACGATGATGTTACTGACTTTGTTCGCTGTAAAATTAAAAGCTTAGTAGCAACTAATGTGTCAGAGACGCCAGATGAAGATAATTCTGAATCGTTTAAAGATGCATCTATAAAATTTCACCGCCTGTTCAATGTGTCACGTGATACTACTCTCGTTTGCTACTATGCTTGCAGgcaagttaaaatttatttttatattttattaaatatgttttattttttcaatttatatttttagctaTCTGAAAAATAAACTCCCTCGCCGAGGTTGGCTATATTTATCtgtagaatatttatgttttcattCATACTTGTTGGGTATAGAAGATAAAATAGTTGTAAGATGGACCGATGTAATCAATttggataaaaataatagtattttatcagAT
Coding sequences within:
- the LOC132950894 gene encoding protein FAM114A2, producing the protein MRLSNKIKHKKLIVLESCEGMSDSEVEFESADEGSQGGDGWEIESDFDLPDVKPVSLESKPTGPTLSTFSNLSDEVNTEQNVKCENENTKKSGQNDASSGVSMAQSKLDKLVVNNDNRTQPGPKVSEVVQNEIKQTNTQGWGGWSSGWSVNSLLSTASALTNQVSQGITNVIGAPAPEQLASVDKDKEIKDLKETKVNDELTEEPSESILDTNYFLSNVSQITKIVETTGSKIISGGLDTLETVGKKTLEVLQDGDPGLRKKRALFFQNTEKINLSQVLQEAKAKAEVESKQNNQVEIRKGYAYLLDSFQGLIHLESLELLSKQCQMKLQTVLLSYSGTQLTDIQDKLDQIKDLCYLDFDDDEKIMTIDEFKNSLITCINQISTDVKIEKILRVSHLIDEKSNKEFDSEDSIHDEAISALAELTAAAMELFYKLGEMIMIDTQNQLVTVKAEKLSLLNESVCCRIRFIANKYASLLTKYDADGTSNNISDVYLESSNSSSYIQDAAQLLIPILQLSVI